The Planococcus halocryophilus nucleotide sequence ACTTGGCTCTAAAGTTTGGGTTGAAGGATACGGAGAAGCAATCGCTGGCGATACTGGCGGCGCAATCAAAGGTAACAAGATTGATGTCTTTATTCCAACGCAAGGCGAAGCTCTACAATGGGGTCGCAAAAACATTACAATTAAAGTCTTAAACTAAAATAATACTGCTACAAAGCCGAGGTGTTCATTCCCTTGGCTCTTTTTTTGCCCTTTTTAGTTGGCATAAAATTCAGAATATATTAAGGATGAGTTGCGGAAAGTGGGTGTAAAGAGGTATAGTATTGAATATTCAGAATTAATATTTATTTTAAAAGGGAGGTTTGCAAAATGGCGGAAAAAGATAAGAATTTTTCACGGCGAGACTTCTTAAAAACTTCAGGTATTGCGACTGGTGCTTTAATCGGTGGAGGAATTATTGGTGGCTTAATCGGAGCTAACACGAATACAAAAGACACGGGAACAGATGCTCCTGGAACTTCGGGTGGAACGAAGGAATCTTCTTCTAGTAGCGTAAGAGGATTAACATTTTTTAAAAGTATGGCAGAATTTGAAGTTTTATCTCAAGCTACTGAACGAATTTTCCCTGAGGATGATTTAGGGCCAGGTGCAATCGGTTTAAGTGTGCCTTATTTTATTGATGGTCAACTAGCAGGCAGTTACGGTGAAAATTCAAAAGAATACATGCAAGGGCCTTTTTTCGAAGGAGAACCTACTCAAGGGTATCAAAGTCGATTAAAACGAAATGAAATGTTCCAACAAGGTATTCAGCTTATGCAACAAGAAGCGCAAAGTC carries:
- a CDS encoding gluconate 2-dehydrogenase subunit 3 family protein, which gives rise to MAEKDKNFSRRDFLKTSGIATGALIGGGIIGGLIGANTNTKDTGTDAPGTSGGTKESSSSSVRGLTFFKSMAEFEVLSQATERIFPEDDLGPGAIGLSVPYFIDGQLAGSYGENSKEYMQGPFFEGEPTQGYQSRLKRNEMFQQGIQLMQQEAQSRFDTKFVDLNGEQMDEILTAFQDNEIKMRGVESQFFFRLLRQATLEGAYADPIYGGNTNMDGWRMKGFPGHQLAYINDIESEDFVEMDPKSIGMEH